One window of the Leptospiraceae bacterium genome contains the following:
- a CDS encoding M14 family zinc carboxypeptidase encodes MFTLIPDQNQKSELFYTENIHWYQYFKLFKVPKKDYDWFLDFVKENRIFYTISTELDQHIVIKVPTQFEKIFRTINRIEEINDFPFLWWDTELIKRKKSKDITWIKNGYKDFESLETIFRYLEKKYPSSVRISVLGKSHQQRPIYLLHITNHNSDFPYKIPIYVNSLHHGNEILSVEYVLDLVFLLLDEESVHLVNPPSQVIQKLSLEERKEFLEKLDIYLIPVVNPDGLERFWYESLHNGRKNGRNVDLNRNYPFHWHTSVVKASDVVPNSYMYRGVAPASEQEVQLIMNFLKQNPCSFGLSYHTYANKILFPYTIDTLWNPIPDRALYFGKKLLHQVVSFRKRPYTLTRKLYSVSGTDQDWIFNQTGCIAYIVEGSMNTPPFEVAKWSIVGSRRIWYNLFRIAIDEPRVEIEFFDSNYKIIKPKIQVKNFYFFENEEISNYYKNRWIFYLGNAKKLNLMLSFGKTFHKEIEIECSKICREKMNLTIRTNK; translated from the coding sequence ATGTTTACATTAATTCCTGATCAAAATCAAAAAAGTGAACTCTTTTATACAGAAAATATTCATTGGTATCAATACTTTAAACTTTTTAAAGTTCCGAAGAAAGATTATGATTGGTTTTTGGATTTCGTCAAGGAGAACCGAATTTTTTACACTATATCAACAGAATTAGATCAGCATATTGTGATTAAAGTTCCCACTCAGTTTGAGAAAATTTTTCGTACTATTAACAGAATCGAAGAAATCAATGATTTTCCGTTTTTGTGGTGGGATACGGAATTAATAAAGAGAAAAAAATCAAAGGACATCACGTGGATCAAAAACGGCTACAAAGACTTTGAAAGCTTAGAAACGATTTTTCGATATTTAGAAAAAAAATATCCTTCTTCTGTGCGAATCTCTGTCTTAGGGAAATCCCACCAGCAAAGACCAATTTATTTACTTCATATTACTAATCATAATTCTGATTTTCCCTACAAAATACCCATTTACGTAAATTCCCTTCATCACGGTAATGAAATACTGAGTGTGGAATACGTTTTGGATCTTGTGTTTCTTTTACTTGACGAAGAATCAGTTCACCTTGTGAATCCACCCTCTCAGGTAATACAAAAGCTTTCGTTAGAGGAAAGAAAGGAATTTTTAGAAAAATTAGACATTTATCTTATCCCTGTTGTTAATCCAGATGGCTTAGAAAGGTTTTGGTATGAGTCCCTTCACAATGGGCGAAAGAACGGAAGAAATGTAGACCTGAATCGAAATTATCCTTTTCATTGGCATACTTCAGTGGTAAAAGCGAGTGATGTTGTTCCCAATTCCTATATGTATCGAGGAGTGGCTCCCGCATCAGAACAAGAGGTACAGCTCATTATGAACTTTCTGAAACAAAATCCCTGTAGTTTTGGCTTGAGTTATCATACTTATGCTAATAAAATCTTATTTCCTTATACAATTGACACCTTATGGAATCCCATTCCCGATCGAGCCCTCTATTTTGGGAAGAAATTGCTACACCAAGTAGTATCATTTCGAAAAAGACCCTATACTTTGACTCGTAAGCTCTATTCAGTTTCGGGCACAGATCAAGATTGGATTTTCAATCAAACTGGATGCATTGCCTACATCGTAGAAGGTTCTATGAATACACCTCCTTTTGAGGTGGCAAAATGGAGCATTGTTGGTAGTAGAAGGATTTGGTATAATCTTTTTCGAATTGCCATTGATGAACCAAGAGTAGAGATAGAATTTTTTGATTCCAACTATAAAATCATAAAACCAAAGATCCAAGTAAAAAACTTTTATTTCTTCGAGAATGAAGAAATCTCGAATTATTACAAAAACCGCTGGATTTTCTACTTAGGAAATGCAAAAAAACTCAACTTAATGCTGAGTTTTGGTAAAACCTTCCATAAAGAAATAGAAATCGAGTGTTCGAAAATTTGTAGAGAAAAAATGAATTTGACTATAAGGACTAATAAATAA